The following are from one region of the Syngnathus acus chromosome 19, fSynAcu1.2, whole genome shotgun sequence genome:
- the LOC119137866 gene encoding SH3 and multiple ankyrin repeat domains protein 1-like isoform X2, translated as MEEIHKACQNGFAQHLEHLLFYGADTSSQNASGNTALHISALYNKESCVRVLLYRGANREAKNKHGQTPFQLAVMSGNFELGEIIKNHKDSDIVPFLESPKYVPKRKGSALTLPLPSLQCHPLLRANSDSTMTHSDPVVVPNKAATTPNPAQGQRRASVGLRSTSSPRNRTRSPSRGRGGQSDTEERHRQPRGRQGATPAGGGSGQMKRMYSAVPGRVYVATRAHAASGERLLPLNKGDKIKVLSVGEGGYWEGTVKGRTGWFPSDCVEEVAPANKDNRPETQSGKAKRKLFRNVTVGAYDGNDGPSDYIIKEKTALLQKKDNEGFGFVLRGAKAQTPIEEFTPTPAFPALQYLESVDEGGVAWRAGLRMGDFLIEVNGQNVVKVGHRQVVNTIRQGGNSLMVKVVMVARNPELEDTARKKAPQQSKRLTPPAIALRSKSMTSELEDMVDKAASPWKKKADYDSSQGPDRKRTVYQMALNKLDEILAAAQHTITSDNQGQRGHGGKRDRSKSIAPNVANEATYELQSGVNARPGFTYNQAHFQPAQHAVMIRQKSIGITEEERQYLHPPAMKLARSLSVPGPEEIPPPPNTSAPEPPLSAGPHPGRGPAMPIPPVSQAHFQLQSQPGHPNQSSWERGGGINQQVMVSTLRRQSEVLCAREQQEAPRRGGGGGGGGGKMGGLRRGYSSATPPTSAKPKTQQNLPPSHGAAREQGGGGPGRGAGRRGGRGALTKQSKVEEGLRQHRGKGGAAKEKTSIPIPTIIVKAPSTSSSGRSSQGSSTEAEVPQDAEDHASAQASPESPNSTLPSPLASTSAQPPSSTLPQSTAAPPLSLKQNVEYVDHSSTFATTYGGGGARRERERFRDMRRKSASFFLSSEEDIQGEAGGGEGGEALNARFQPLQSSQIEVPSPRLRPSKSIDEGMFSGDNYVHYSSSMPPAFGLPEYSSPVLSQDGQPKSAPSMYGSQPATTFIHPLTGKVLDPSSPLGLALAARERALKDDRRTRREERHFGRQLSTVGAFTTPTQTPTPSIFATQTQSTYTSPVSLHLTSTVTSPASQSRPQSPRILRVGGGGEKMERDKDVGHREGLRVRFSEERNSQYSPPNSGEGERETHGSRAVPPTQPPPPPSQPAPRRPSFLQMESTSYIPQYTVPSAPDATAETKEQNPGMMVLPPPAPSIDVDEEFVFADPLPPPLQFANGKNERVKDYQHYQNASQRWAAPPPPPLPSPKSPSVPQTFSQGGDSATSSLTSYDSEVATLTQSALSPSLPSPALPSADLHRPQPMSLPHSYYSGSNDATAHDRGTAALATTVTYATTTAASAAATTSAASDYSVKAGGTKVGFSAGSRPYADHIHHPAKGGEWQDGVLDSGIEELDSHSSSDHHIDMLGLTALKGVDRSGIGGYGSFCEGRKDPPSAYSGGQTFEVQSAKLANPAFPKMTHYKEAVGKVLPVALRRQNSTNPAPLQLHRQNIPDNIRMDGGALPDESKLLQNRPKVEHDFSATLAACLDRPMEARSAGWGEVGEHEQLQRPGVPLDARRLHSPLSGVKASIINELSSKLHQMSSMRSMEDWSQAPKSPTMNRYSADFSDVFHSPPTGRSTSPLPPPSPQHHQPNLPPSPSVSPSPQVAGQRNWTRSPSPQMPTSPVHSHPPYSPTYCPYPTSPKHRSKMRRQTFDFQCSPSKEMRSAVCRRRAPSPLIYNNEQPSSTPPRPSSLPIFPSTPVYSNPFEFPGPLTPPSPGLPLGDPYSTPPLFSPSGAPSPNPMLVSHSISPTHYLSGASSPLRLPPSPSCLNYPHLTPPTKPFALKPLPYWTKYDVADWLAYLNLGEHIERFIDNEIDGSHLPSLTKDDFLDLGVTRVGHRMNIERALKKLTDRHVTPSPRDTD; from the exons ATGGAAGAAATCCATAAG GCTTGCCAGAACGGCTTTGCCCAACATTTGGAGCATCTTCTGTTTTACGGGGCAGACACCTCCTCTCAGAATGCCTCAGGGAATACTGCACTTCACATTTCTGCCCTGTACAACAAA GAAAGCTGTGTCCGGGTTCTTCTGTACAGGGGAGCAAATCGGGAGGCCAAGAACAAACATGGTCAAACCCCTTTTCAG CTGGCTGTAATGTCCGGTAACTTTGAACTCGGGGAAATCATCAAAAACCACAAAGACTCCGACATAG ttcCCTTTTTGGAGTCGCCCAAATATGTCCCCAAGAGAAAAGGAAGCGCCCTTACACTGCCGCTTCCCTCGCTCCAGTGCCACCCGTTACTGCGAGCTAACAGCGACAGCACCATGACACACTCCGACCCCGTGGTCGTTCCCAACAAGGCCGCAACCACTCCCAACCCAGCTCAG GGCCAGCGCAGGGCCTCGGTCGGCTTACGAAGCACGAGCAGCCCCAGAAACCGAACGCGCTCGCCTTCACGAGGGAGAGGAGGCCAGAGTGACACCGAGGAGAGGCATCGGCAGCCACGAGGCAGGCAGGG AGCGACCCCTGCAGGCGGCGGGAGTGGCCAAATGAAGCGAATGTACAGCGCCGTGCCAGGGCGGGTTTACGTAGCCACGCGGGCGCACGCCGCCAGCGGGGAAAGACTCCTGCCGCTCAACAAAGGCGACAAAATCAAAG TGTTAAGCGTCGGAGAGGGAGGATATTGGGAAGGAACGGTTAAGGGTCGCACCGGGTGGTTCCCCTCGGACTGCGTGGAGGAAGTGGCACCTGCCAACAAGGACAATCGACCAG AGACGCAGAGCGGGAAAGCCAAGAGGAAGCTTTTCCGTAACGTGACAGTCGGCGCCTACGATGGCAATGATGGCCCCAG TGACTACATCATTAAGGAGAagacagcactcctgcagaaGAAAGACAATGAGGGATTCGGTTTCGTTCTTAGGGGAGCCAAAG CTCAAACTCCCATAGAGGAATTCACTCCGACGCCAGCGTTCCCCGCGCTGCAGTACCTGGAATCGGTCGATGAGGGGGGCGTGGCGTGGAGGGCCGGCCTGAGGATGGGGGATTTCCTCATCGAG GTGAATGGCCAGAATGTGGTGAAGGTGGGACACCGGCAGGTTGTCAACACCATCCGGCAGGGCGGCAACAGTCTGATGGTGAAGGTTGTCATGGTTGCCAGAAACCCCGAGCTGGAGGACACCGCTCGAAAGAAAG CCCCGCAGCAGTCGAAAAGGCTGACCCCTCCCGCCATCGCCCTGCGCTCCAAGTCAATGACATCAGAGCTGGAGGACATGG TGGACAAAG CTGCCTCTCCgtggaaaaagaaagcag aTTACGATTCCTCGCAGGGTCCTGATAGGAAGAGGACAGTCTATCAGATGGCACTGA ATAAACTGGATGAAATCTTGGCCGCTGCCCAACACACCATTACATCTGACAACCAAGGCCAGAGAGGTCACGGAGGCAAGAGGGACCGGAGCAAGAGTATCGCTCCCAATGTCGCCAATGAG GCAACGTATGAGCTGCAATCCGGAGTAAACGCCAGACCTGGTTTTACCTACAACCAAGCCCACTTTCAACCAGCCCAGCATGCAGTCATGATTCGGCAGAAATCCATCG GTATAACTGAAGAGGAGCGGCAGTACCTTCATCCGCCGGCGATGAAGTTGGCTCGTAGCTTGTCGGTGCCAGGTCCGGAAGaaatccccccacccccaaacaCATCGGCACCGGAGCCGCCGTTATCCGCCGGCCCCCATCCCGGGAGGGGGCCCGCCATGCCCATCCCGCCCGTATCTCAAGCCCACTTCCAGCTCCAGTCCCAACCGGGCCATCCTAATCAATCAAGTTGGGAAAGAGGAGGCGGGATCAACCAGCAGGTGATGGTCTCCACTCTCCGCAGACAATCAGAAGTACTGTGCGCCAGGGAGCAGCAAGAGGCGCCCAGgcgaggtggtggtggtggcggcggcggcggcaagaTGGGGGGCCTAAGAAGAGGCTACAGTAGCGCTACACCACCGACAAGCGCGAAACCTAAAACCCAACAAAACCTGCCCCCTTCACACGGAGCTGCGAGGGAGCAAGGCGGAGGAGGGCCCGGCAGAGGCGCGGGCCGGAGGGGAGGTCGCGGCGCTCTGACTAAACAGTCCAAAGTTGAGGAGGGGCTGCGGCAGCATCGTGGGAAAGGCGGCGCAGCCAAAGAGAAGACGTCCATCCCCATCCCCACCATCATCGTCAAAGCGCCTTccaccagcagcagcggtCGAAGCAGCCAGGGTAGCAGCACGGAGGCTGAAGTCCCGCAGGATGCCGAGGACCACGCCTCTGCTCAAGCCTCCCCGGAAAGCCCCAACTCCACTCTTCCGTCACCTCTCGCCTCCACGTCCGCTCAGCCGCCTTCATCCACCTTGCCTCAGTCAACTGCCGCTCCTCCCCTTTCACTAAAGCAAAACGTGGAGTACGTAGACCACTCCTCAACATTCGCAACGACTTATGGAGGCGGAGGCGCACGTAGGGAGAGGGAACGTTTCCGTGACATGAGAAGAAAAAGCgcgtctttctttctctcgtcCGAGGAGGACATCCAGGGGGAGGCGGGAGGGGGCGAAGGCGGGGAAGCGCTCAACGCGAGATTTCAGCCATTGCAGAGCTCGCAGATAGAAGTACCGAGCCCTCGGCTGCGACCCTCCAAGTCCATCGATGAGGGCATGTTTTCCGGAGACAATTATGTCCACTATTCCAGCAGCATGCCTCCGGCCTTTGGCCTGCCCGAGTATTCTTCTCCCGTCCTCAGTCAGGACGGACAACCCAAATCGGCGCCGTCCATGTATGGCTCGCAGCCAGCCACGACTTTCATCCACCCGCTCACCGGGAAGGTTCTGGATCCCTCCTCTCCACTTGGACTGGCGCTGGCGGCGAGGGAAAGGGCCCTGAAGGATGACCGCAGGACTCGCCGAGAGGAGAGACATTTTGGTCGGCAGCTGTCCACAGTGGGAGCTTTCACCACCCCCACCCAGACCCCCACGCCTTCCATTTTCGCAACCCAGACACAATCCACTTACACGTCACCCGTTTCCCTTCACTTGACCTCCACCGTCACCTCTCCCGCATCTCAAAGCCGGCCTCAGTCGCCGAGAATCTTACGCgtggggggaggaggggagaAGATGGAGCGAGACAAGGACGTAGGACATCGAGAAGGCCTGAGAGTTCGTTTCTCAGAGGAGAGAAACAGTCAGTATTCCCCTCCGAACTCCGgggaaggagagagagagacccaCGGTAGCAGAGCTGTTCCACCCACACAGCCTCCACCACCCCCGTCTCAGCCCGCCCCCCGCAGGCCGTCCTTCCTGCAGATGGAAAGCACCAGCTACATCCCTCAGTACACCGTCCCCTCGGCGCCCGACGCCACGGCCGAGACAAAAGAGCAAAATCCGGGAATGATGGTTCTGCCCCCACCGGCGCCCTCGATAGATGTCGACGAGGAGTTTGTCTTTGCTGACCCTTTGCCGCCTCCGTTGCAGTTTGCCAACGGCAAGAATGAAAGAGTGAAGGATTACCAGCACTATCAAAACGCGAGTCAACGATGGGCCgctccgccgccgccccctCTGCCGTCTCCAAAGAGCCCGAGCGTTCCGCAAACGTTTTCGCAGGGCGGCGACTCCGCCACCTCGAGCCTCACCTCCTACGACAGCGAGGTGGCCACCCTGACGCAGTCGGCTCTCTCGCCGTCTCTGCCGTCCCCTGCTCTGCCCTCCGCCGACCTGCACAGACCCCAACCCATGTCCCTCCCTCACTCCTATTACAGCGGCTCCAACGACGCCACCGCGCACGACAGAGGCACGGCCGCCCTCGCCACCACCGTGACCTACGCCACCACCACCGCGGCCAGCGCGGCCGCCACGACCTCCGCGGCCTCCGACTACAGCGTGAAGGCGGGAGGCACCAAGGTCGGTTTCAGCGCGGGGAGCCGACCGTATGCCGACCATATTCATCACCCTGCCAAGGGCGGAGAATGGCAGGACGGCGTGTTGGATTCCGGGATCGAAGAGCTGGACAGTCACAGCAGCAGCGACCACCATATCGACATGTTGGGATTGACGGCTCTCAAAGGAGTGGACAGGAGCGGCATCGGAGGATATGGCTCATTCTGCGAGGGAAGAAAAGATCCACCTTCAGCTTACTCCGGTGGACAAACGTTTGAGGTACAGAGCGCTAAATTGGCCAACCCCGCCTTTCCAAAGATGACTCACTATAAGGAGGCAGTGGGCAAGGTCCTGCCTGTTGCGCTACGAAGGCAAAACAGCACCAACCCTGCGCCTTTACAACTGCACAGGCAAAACATCCCAGACAATATCCGGATGGACGGAGGAGCCCTACCTGATGAAAGCAAACTTTTGCAAAATAGGCCCAAAGTGGAGCACGACTTTAGCGCTACCTTGGCAGCCTGCTTAGACAGGCCGATGGAGGCTCGCTCGGCGGGTTGGGGCGAGGTGGGCGAGCACGAGCAACTCCAAAGACCCGGCGTGCCATTGGACGCACGCAGGCTTCACTCGCCCCTCTCGGGTGTGAAGGCCAGCATCATCAATGAGCTGAGCTCCAAGCTTCATCAGATGAGTAGCATGAGGAGCATGGAGGACTGGAGCCAAGCCCCCAAATCACCCACCATGAACAG GTACTCTGCAGATTTCAGCGACGTCTTTCACAGCCCCCCCACTGGCCGCTCCACCTCCCCCTTGCCGCCTCCCTCGCCTCAACACCATCAACCCAATTTGCCGCCCTCCCCCTCCGTATCCCCGTCCCCGCAGGTGGCAGGACAACGCAACTGGACCCGTTCACCCTCTCCGCAGATGCCCACCTCCCCGGTTCACTCGCACCCTCCCTACTCGCCAACCTACTGCCCGTACCCGACGTCGCCCAAGCACCGCTCCAAGATGCGGCGGCAGACTTTCGATTTCCAGTGCAGCCCGTCCAAGGAGATGCGATCTGCCGTTTGTCGACGCCGCGCCCCCAGTCCGCTCATCTACAACAACGAGCAGCCCAGCTCCACCCCTCCCCGACCGTCCTCCCTGCCCATCTTTCCCAGTACTCCGGTCTACAGCAACCCTTTTGAATTCCCAGGACCCCTCACCCCTCCCTCTCCCGGCCTCCCTCTCGGCGACCCCTACTCGACCCCGCCGCTTTTCTCCCCGTCGGGCGCGCCGAGTCCAAACCCGATGCTGGTCTCCCACTCCATCTCCCCCACGCATTACCTCTCCGGCGCCTCGTCGCCGTTGCGCCTGCCCCCGAGCCCGTCCTGCCTCAACTACCCCCATCTCACCCCGCCGACCAAACCCTTCGCCCTCAAGCCGCTGCCCTACTGGACCAAGTACGACGTGGCCGACTGGTTGGCTTACCTGAACCTGGGCGAACACATAGAGCGCTTTATCGATAATGAAATCGATGGATCTCATTTGCCTTCGCTTACCAAGGACGACTTCTTGGACCTCGGGGTGACGCGCGTGGGGCATCGAATGAACATCGAGAGGGCGCTGAAGAAACTCACTGACAG GCATGTCACTCCTTCCCCCAGAGACACAGATTGA